A portion of the Anabas testudineus chromosome 22, fAnaTes1.2, whole genome shotgun sequence genome contains these proteins:
- the LOC113147937 gene encoding calsenilin-like, whose translation MGLEGMEIIAIAVVIGLFIVVLKQFGIWEPMSMEDSTDSDLELSMVRHQPEGLEQLQAQTQFTRKELQSLYRGFKNECPSGLVDEETFKTIYSQFFPQGDATTYAHFLFNAFDMDRNGSIRFEDFVLGLSVLLRGSVAEKLRWAFNLYDINKDGYITKEEMLAIMTSIYDMMGRYTSPSVRDDSPFEHVEKFFQKMDRNRDGVVTLDEFIETCQKDENIMASMQLFENVI comes from the exons ATGGGACTAGAGGGCATGGAAATAATTGCCATTGCTGTTGTCATTGGACTGTTTATCGTCGTGCTCAAACAGTTTGGCATTTGGGAGCCCATGTCAATGGAAG ACAGCACTGACAGTGACCTTGAGCTCTCCATGGTGCGTCACCAACCTGAGGGCCTTGAGCAGCTCCAAGCCCAGACCCAGTTCACCAGGAAGGAGCTCCAGTCGCTTTATCGAGGCTtcaaaaat GAATGTCCCAGCGGACTTGTGGATGAAGAAACTTTCAAAACGATTTACTCACAGTTCTTCCCTCAAGGAG ATGCGACCACATATGCACATTTCTTGTTCAATGCGTTTGACATGGATAGAAATGGCTCCATCCGGTTTGAG GACTTTGTGTTGGGGTTATCTGTGCTGCTCAGAGGCTCGGTTGCAGAGAAACTCAGATGGGCGTTCAATCTGTACGATATCAACAAGGATGGTTATATTACTAAAGAG GAAATGTTGGCAATAATGACATCCATTTATGACATGATGGGCAGATATACCTCACCCAGTGTGCGAGATGACTCCCCCTTTGAGCATGTGGAGAAATTCTTCCAG AAAATGGATCGTAACAGAGATGGTGTGGTGACTTTAGATGAATTCATAGAAACCTGCCAAAAG GATGAAAATATAATGGCTTCCATGCAGCTCTTTGAGAATGTCATCTAG